A genomic window from Glycine max cultivar Williams 82 chromosome 17, Glycine_max_v4.0, whole genome shotgun sequence includes:
- the LOC121173804 gene encoding protein MAIN-LIKE 2-like, which yields MASSSSSSSGIHIKSGPIDGDVLWLQPKHVSEHVWNGEPDRKLHIRRVVPIYQGQEEIPEEIIPLLRQSGFYWIMKMGYLKINSSLITALIERWRPETHTFHLRCGEATITLQDVSVLLGLHTEGAPLIGQTNLDWAELCEELLGVRPQEGELQGSVVKLSWLAHHFLEINIHDGNVEQLQRFTRAWILRFIGGVLFVDKSSSKVSLRYLQFLRDFEQCSTYAWGPAVLAYLYREMCSATDYKIKSIGGMCILIQMWAWERCTTLAPKRTPPIMENKPLGHRWLRRGNQHIGNDDLIVFRRKLDIMKRHEVTRSSCIC from the exons ATGGCATCTTCATCCTCATCTTCATCTGGTATACACATTAAGTCTGGTCCAATAGATGGAGACGTTTTATGGCTGCAACCTAAACATGTTTccgaacatgtttggaatggagaACCAGACAGGAAGTTACATATCAGACGAGTTGTACCCATCTATCAAGGACAAGAAGAAATACCAGAGGAAATTATTCCTCTGCTTCGCCAATCAGGATTCTATTGGATAATGAAAATGGGGTACCTGAAAATTAATTCTTCATTAATTACAGccttgattgaaagatggaggcccgagACACACACGTTTCACTTGAGATGCGGAGAGGCTAcgattactcttcaagatgtgTCAGTGTTGTTAGGTCTTCATACTGAGggggcaccattaattggtcagactaatcttgattgggctgaattgtgtgaagaattattgggagtcagaccacaggaaggtgaacttcaaggcagtgtggtcaaattaagttggctggctcaccattttttagaaataaatatcCATGACGGGAACGTAgaacaattacaaaggtttacccgtgcatgGATCCTCAGATTCATAGGAGGAGTTCTatttgttgacaaaagcagCAGTAAAGTTTCCCTAAGGTACCTCCAATTTTTACGGGACTTTGAACAGTGCAGCACGTATGCATGGGGACCTGCCGTGCTTGCTTATTTatacagagagatgtgcagcgccactgattacaaaataaaatcaatcggaggtatgtgcatcttaatccaaatgtgggcatgggaacgctgcacgactttggctccaaagagaACTCCTCCTATAATGGAAAACAAACCACTCGGACAcag gtggctgcgacgtggaaaccaacatattggcaatgatgatctaatagttttccgtcgcaaattggatatcatgaaacgacatgaggtaaCAAGATCATCAtgtatttgttaa